One Pectobacterium colocasium DNA segment encodes these proteins:
- a CDS encoding acetyltransferase, giving the protein MLTIRSSTKQDTQRIMEIWCKAVDATHHFLTIKDRLSIEKELALFLPTIELTLACESTGQPVGFMYLHDGHMEALFIDPDYHGQGIGKALVETALSQYSQLTTDVNEQNTQAVGFYERIGFERVGLSKTDSQGRPYPLIHLRFRQN; this is encoded by the coding sequence ATGCTTACAATTCGTTCATCTACAAAGCAAGATACTCAGCGTATTATGGAAATATGGTGTAAAGCTGTTGATGCGACACATCATTTTTTAACGATAAAAGATCGTTTATCGATAGAAAAAGAACTTGCTTTATTCCTTCCTACAATCGAACTTACTCTTGCATGTGAATCAACAGGACAACCCGTTGGGTTCATGTATTTACATGACGGACATATGGAAGCGCTTTTTATAGATCCAGATTATCACGGGCAAGGTATAGGAAAAGCGTTGGTTGAGACAGCGCTCTCACAATACTCTCAGTTAACTACTGATGTAAACGAGCAGAATACACAGGCCGTGGGATTCTATGAACGCATTGGTTTTGAACGAGTTGGACTTTCTAAAACTGACAGTCAGGGACGCCCTTACCCGTTAATCCATCTTCGATTTCGACAAAATTAA
- a CDS encoding conjugal transfer protein TraD encodes MTRKDIKQQIASAQERLYFLEAKKKQQTKKENTRQKIIFGAEVAKVLGCDIGYVDKELVFGILLNISNLSERDIERYRAQGQVYIENVINKSKC; translated from the coding sequence ATGACCAGAAAAGATATCAAACAACAAATTGCTTCAGCACAGGAACGTTTATACTTCTTGGAAGCCAAAAAGAAACAGCAAACGAAAAAAGAAAACACCCGCCAGAAAATTATTTTCGGTGCAGAGGTTGCCAAAGTCTTAGGATGTGATATTGGTTATGTAGATAAAGAATTAGTCTTTGGTATTCTGCTTAACATATCTAATCTATCTGAGCGTGATATTGAAAGGTATAGAGCACAAGGTCAAGTCTATATCGAAAATGTTATAAATAAATCCAAATGTTAA
- a CDS encoding IS5 family transposase (programmed frameshift), translating to MARYDLPDEAWSIIQPLLPAEPTSPRAGRPWAEHRKVINGMFWVLCSGAPWRDLPERYGSWKTVYNRFNRWSKSGVINIIFNRLLSLLDAHGLVDWSATALDGSNIRALKCAAGAPKKHPDITGDNGLGRSRGGFGTKIHLATDAGGLPLNIVLSPGQAHESQFALRLLDGIGVQRQNGSMKRRGYAVLADKAYSGHALRNELKRKGIKVVIPRKSNEKMASDGRSRFASDVYRRRNVVERCFGRLKEYRRIATRYDKTARNYLSMVKLGCIRLFYKKLCN from the exons ATGGCCCGATACGATCTTCCCGATGAAGCATGGAGCATCATCCAGCCCCTACTGCCTGCTGAACCTACATCCCCACGAGCCGGACGCCCATGGGCTGAGCATCGTAAAGTCATCAACGGTATGTTCTGGGTGTTGTGTTCTGGTGCGCCATGGCGCGATTTACCTGAGCGATATGGCTCCTGGAAAACGGTTTATAATCGCTTTAATCGGTGGTCTAAATCTGGTGTCATTAACATTATTTTCAACAGGTTACTTTCATTGCTTGATGCACATGGCCTTGTTGATTGGTCTGCTACTGCGCTGGATGGCAGTAATATCCGTGCGCTGAAATGTGCTGCCGGTGCTC CAAAAAAACATCCCGATATCACCGGAGATAATGGGCTGGGTCGCTCTCGCGGTGGTTTTGGCACCAAAATCCATCTGGCGACAGATGCAGGCGGTCTCCCGCTAAACATTGTGCTGAGTCCCGGACAGGCTCACGAGAGCCAGTTCGCATTACGCCTGCTGGATGGTATTGGTGTTCAGCGTCAGAACGGCAGCATGAAGCGCCGTGGTTATGCGGTTTTGGCTGACAAAGCTTATTCAGGGCATGCGCTTCGTAACGAACTGAAACGAAAAGGGATAAAAGTAGTTATCCCGCGAAAATCTAATGAAAAAATGGCTTCTGACGGACGCTCACGGTTCGCCAGTGACGTTTACCGCCGCCGCAACGTAGTGGAGAGATGTTTTGGTCGGTTAAAAGAGTACCGGCGTATCGCCACACGCTACGACAAAACGGCGAGAAATTATCTGTCGATGGTGAAACTGGGCTGCATCCGACTCTTTTACAAGAAGTTATGCAATTAA
- a CDS encoding type 4 pilus major pilin, with product MSFNKTKVSCLLVASGFTSQALSADSIFKAPIGSVYSLEYNSTYIGANVLKLTLSNVSDKSCATLATQLAGQYFEVLINSQYVPLTPPASDSTWNRNTVVTDKTASLCQSGKDNTIVVNHFVYPKTYALYQSDGDIVHSSGGSAEKENIVNVSYEIYRKTMQTRENHQLSIKQGGV from the coding sequence ATGTCATTCAACAAAACAAAAGTATCATGCCTATTAGTAGCCAGTGGTTTTACATCACAGGCATTATCAGCCGATAGTATTTTCAAAGCGCCAATTGGCAGTGTGTATTCATTGGAATATAACTCAACATACATCGGTGCTAACGTCCTAAAGCTGACGCTAAGCAACGTATCTGATAAGTCATGTGCGACATTAGCAACACAATTAGCGGGGCAATATTTTGAAGTATTAATTAATAGTCAATATGTTCCTTTAACTCCGCCTGCATCTGACTCCACATGGAACAGAAATACTGTCGTGACGGATAAAACAGCCTCATTATGTCAATCTGGAAAAGATAATACAATTGTAGTTAATCATTTTGTCTATCCCAAAACCTACGCGCTTTATCAATCTGATGGAGATATCGTTCATTCCTCTGGTGGTTCTGCTGAAAAAGAAAACATCGTTAATGTCAGTTATGAGATTTATCGAAAAACCATGCAAACCAGAGAAAACCATCAGTTATCGATAAAACAAGGAGGTGTATAA
- a CDS encoding type 4 pilus major pilin, which yields MLVKKRKYRKGFSLLELLLVLGIIAALIVSAFIIYPKIQAAQRVEAEVKNIAAIQAGVQSVYASTTSYSGLFNAPMIRANIFPDNMIKRSGFTSRIVNSWGGYVDLSSADTGPSGTPGSVFTIIYQGVPSAECSRLISATAASFYIIQVGSVTVKNIDGAISTGNVSSACSAGENSNTLIFTSL from the coding sequence GTGTTAGTGAAAAAAAGAAAATATAGAAAAGGGTTCTCTCTGTTGGAGTTGCTTTTAGTGCTTGGTATTATTGCCGCCTTAATTGTTTCCGCATTTATTATTTATCCAAAGATTCAGGCTGCACAACGTGTAGAGGCTGAAGTGAAAAATATTGCAGCAATACAAGCTGGCGTCCAATCAGTATATGCGTCAACGACTTCTTATTCTGGATTATTTAATGCCCCTATGATTAGAGCTAATATATTTCCAGATAACATGATAAAACGCTCTGGATTCACATCGCGTATTGTAAATTCGTGGGGAGGGTATGTTGACTTATCATCTGCCGACACGGGACCATCAGGCACACCCGGAAGTGTATTTACTATAATTTATCAAGGCGTTCCTTCTGCTGAATGCTCTAGATTGATTTCTGCTACAGCGGCAAGTTTTTATATTATACAGGTTGGTTCAGTGACGGTTAAAAACATTGATGGTGCCATTAGTACAGGTAATGTGTCTTCTGCTTGCAGTGCGGGTGAAAATAGCAATACGTTAATATTTACATCGTTATAG
- a CDS encoding shufflon system plasmid conjugative transfer pilus tip adhesin PilV, with amino-acid sequence MKITNKKGFSLLEVTLVLGIGTAMAFMKFQDMKSDQEKIVANTIGAQMKQMGEAVNRYISIRYDKLSTLTSSSSQSSDPGPRTCSANGCEITYQTLVNEGLLPVSYTGINAQKSSYKILLKRAGTTPNYVINGLVITTLPWSEGNRVRYDLLGRAMQAAGIDSGMTQSATVASGTAGQWTENQNNYSGINAAGLLAYRVGYDSSMYSVYLRRDGTLPMTGDLNMGGKNIANANEVYAQKVSSTDLYVKNSAVFDGVINSLNVINSNTIRSKEFVANTNNTRMTIGGGSSSTDANALSVRLEGGNADGYMLLMDVNPFINDSVKLDVVGSQKIRGDLKITASGNGKALGGISASGNINSSGIVSGQYLQPASTVLVGGTCSSNGLMSKNSEGLILSCQNGIWKNAFNMTEVYYSPDWGNTAWLDKNLGQHNFCALRSISVKSGGTQCSLSQDVSGNWLLKQTSGYSIEVCRAVCF; translated from the coding sequence ATGAAAATAACAAATAAAAAAGGGTTTTCCCTATTGGAAGTCACATTGGTGTTAGGTATCGGCACAGCAATGGCTTTCATGAAGTTTCAGGACATGAAAAGCGATCAAGAGAAAATAGTGGCGAATACCATTGGTGCTCAAATGAAACAGATGGGAGAGGCGGTTAACCGTTATATCAGCATTCGCTATGACAAGCTTTCAACATTAACTTCAAGCAGCAGCCAGAGCAGCGATCCGGGACCAAGAACCTGTTCTGCTAATGGTTGTGAAATCACTTATCAAACATTAGTGAATGAAGGGCTGTTGCCTGTTAGCTATACCGGAATCAATGCGCAGAAATCTTCCTATAAGATCTTATTAAAACGTGCAGGAACCACACCTAACTACGTTATCAATGGACTGGTTATAACAACGTTACCGTGGTCAGAAGGGAACCGTGTTCGCTATGACTTATTAGGCCGTGCTATGCAGGCCGCTGGCATTGATAGTGGTATGACGCAATCTGCTACGGTGGCATCGGGAACTGCTGGTCAATGGACTGAAAACCAAAATAACTATAGTGGGATTAATGCGGCTGGATTGCTGGCCTACCGAGTAGGATACGATTCCTCCATGTATTCGGTTTATCTGCGTCGTGATGGAACATTACCTATGACAGGAGATCTAAATATGGGAGGAAAGAATATCGCTAATGCCAACGAGGTGTATGCACAGAAAGTGAGTTCTACCGATCTCTATGTCAAAAACAGCGCTGTTTTTGATGGCGTCATCAATTCCCTTAACGTAATTAACAGCAACACCATCAGATCAAAAGAGTTTGTAGCAAACACCAACAACACCCGAATGACCATTGGCGGCGGTAGTTCTTCAACTGACGCTAACGCGCTGTCAGTCAGGTTAGAGGGGGGAAATGCTGACGGGTATATGCTTTTGATGGATGTTAACCCTTTTATCAATGATTCCGTAAAGCTGGATGTTGTAGGCAGCCAAAAAATCCGTGGAGACCTAAAAATTACGGCTTCAGGTAATGGCAAAGCGTTAGGGGGTATCTCCGCGTCAGGAAACATTAACTCATCAGGGATTGTTTCGGGGCAATACTTACAGCCAGCTTCAACTGTTTTGGTTGGGGGAACTTGTTCGTCAAACGGCTTGATGAGTAAAAACAGTGAGGGTTTAATTTTATCCTGCCAGAATGGAATATGGAAAAATGCATTTAACATGACAGAAGTTTATTACTCTCCTGATTGGGGTAATACAGCGTGGTTAGATAAAAATCTTGGTCAGCATAACTTTTGTGCGTTAAGATCAATAAGTGTTAAAAGTGGTGGAACACAATGTTCATTGAGTCAGGATGTTAGTGGAAACTGGTTATTAAAGCAAACTTCTGGGTATAGCATTGAGGTATGCAGGGCTGTTTGCTTTTAA
- a CDS encoding pentapeptide repeat-containing protein, which yields MRIKKSLKRKLRKRKIQLRKNRIIGRPSDKPKLKLLPRYASRKKTIAQKYIIGIYSKSICSKIDFSNITFINTNLRGSIFKQTKFNGSKFICSDFNGVHFNCIKFKNTEFKKCLFYGTVFKRSTFDNCQFKECIFINVKTEALPELNKTNIVLKRHPYVTLSTGFIEKLNKFKKIEHLTKSRLIHIKGGKINHATFYAITTLFNNKEETVVLSLEKIFEKQGKKTPYTVGSLIENLKKIDS from the coding sequence ATGCGTATAAAAAAATCATTAAAACGAAAATTAAGAAAAAGAAAAATTCAACTAAGGAAAAATCGTATAATCGGAAGGCCAAGTGATAAGCCAAAGCTGAAATTATTGCCACGATATGCATCACGAAAAAAAACGATAGCACAAAAATATATTATTGGCATTTATTCAAAATCCATATGCTCTAAAATTGATTTTTCTAATATCACCTTTATAAATACCAACTTAAGAGGTTCCATCTTCAAACAAACAAAATTTAATGGTAGTAAATTCATATGTTCTGATTTCAATGGCGTTCACTTTAACTGTATTAAATTTAAAAACACAGAGTTTAAAAAATGTCTATTCTATGGCACAGTTTTCAAAAGAAGCACTTTTGATAATTGTCAGTTCAAAGAATGCATTTTTATAAATGTAAAGACAGAGGCATTACCAGAATTAAATAAGACAAATATAGTCTTAAAAAGACATCCATATGTCACATTATCTACTGGTTTTATAGAAAAATTGAATAAATTTAAAAAAATAGAACATCTGACTAAAAGTAGATTGATACACATAAAGGGAGGTAAAATTAACCATGCAACATTTTATGCTATTACCACTTTATTTAACAATAAAGAAGAAACAGTAGTATTATCGTTAGAGAAAATATTCGAGAAGCAGGGAAAAAAGACACCTTATACAGTAGGAAGCCTCATCGAAAATCTAAAAAAAATTGACAGTTAA
- a CDS encoding H-NS family nucleoid-associated regulatory protein: MSEALKVLNNIRTLRAQARETDLATLEEMLEKLTVIVEERREEETKVQQEQAERLAKIEALRAKLLEDGIDPTELLGSVSATKSAKAKRAPRPAKYKYTDENGNEQTWTGQGRTPKAIKEALDNGKSLEDFEI; the protein is encoded by the coding sequence ATGAGTGAAGCTCTCAAAGTATTAAACAACATTCGTACCCTGCGTGCTCAGGCGCGTGAAACCGATCTGGCAACACTGGAAGAAATGCTGGAAAAGCTCACCGTTATTGTTGAAGAGCGCCGCGAAGAAGAAACCAAAGTTCAACAAGAGCAGGCTGAACGTCTGGCAAAAATCGAAGCTTTACGCGCCAAACTGTTAGAAGATGGTATCGATCCGACTGAACTACTTGGCTCTGTTTCCGCAACCAAATCAGCAAAAGCTAAACGCGCTCCCCGTCCCGCCAAGTACAAATATACCGATGAAAACGGCAACGAACAGACGTGGACAGGTCAGGGGCGTACTCCTAAAGCTATCAAGGAAGCACTTGATAACGGTAAGAGCTTGGAAGATTTTGAGATCTGA